From a single Rutidosis leptorrhynchoides isolate AG116_Rl617_1_P2 chromosome 5, CSIRO_AGI_Rlap_v1, whole genome shotgun sequence genomic region:
- the LOC139848724 gene encoding uncharacterized protein, whose amino-acid sequence MNLLSLNIGGGMSSRDKQKWVYNLCREHSIAIVGIQETKLHDLNHFDIKAMWGNYNFKVASSSARGRSGGILTVWDPNVFISSRVISFRNILIVEGSFPGIDSRVFLLNIYAPQALAQKRILWNFISVFMQNNGGEYIIFGDFNCVHFSHERIGVNFNASETDEFNEFISDCNLIDVPLGGRSFTRANKAFTKRSLIDRFLVSNGILNVFPRSQGFDDVVTKSWQDTNQNWSSNPQIRFKEKLKNVKMALKSWHKDYQIGARMQKTVLKNRLKEFDDQIEVGINSSNVVNERASVIKDLAALEELDTMNLAQKKQKIDSRSR is encoded by the exons ATGAATTTATTATCCTTAAACATTGGTGGAGGGATGTCGTCTAGAGATAAACAAAAATGGGTGTACAATTTATGTCGGGAACATTCTATAGCTATTGTTGGTATCCAAGAAACGAAATTACACGATCTTAATCATTTTGATATTAAGGCAATGTGGGGCAATTATAACTTCAAAGTGGCATCTTCTAGTGCTCGGGGTCGTTCCGGAGGCATTCTCACGGTATGGGATCCCAACGTATTTATTAGCTCTAGAGTCATTTCTTTTCGCAATATTCTTATTGTTGAAGGTAGCTTCCCAGGGATCGATTCTAGAGTTTTCTTGCTGAACATTTATGCTCCGCAGGCGCTTGCACAGAAACGTATTCTCTGGAATTTTATCTCTGTTTTTATGCAAAACAACGGGGGTGAATACATTATTTTCGGTGATTTTAATTGCGTTCATTTTTCTCATGAAAGAATAGGGGTTAACTTTAATGCTTCCGAAACTGATGAGTTCAACGAGTTCATCTCAGATTGTAACCTGATCGATGTGCCTTTGGGTGGGCGTTCTTTTACAAGGGCAAACAAGGCTTTTACTAAACGATCTTTGATTGATCGCTTCCTTGTGTCTAACGGTATTTTGAACGTTTTTCCTCGCTCACAG GGATTTGATGATGTTGTGACTAAGTCGTGGCAGGATACAAACCAAAATTGGAGTTCCAATCCTCAAATAAGGTTCAAAGAAAAACTGAAAAATGTCAAGATGGCTCTGAAAAGttggcataaagactatcaaatagGCGCAAGGATGCAAAAAACCGTTTTAAAAAATCGGTTGAAGGAGTTTGATGATCAAATTGAGGTAGGGATCAATTCGAGTAATGTAGTAAACGAAAGAGCATCGGTTATAAAGGATCTCGCTGCCCTGGAAGAGTTGGACACTATGAATCTAGCGCAAAAAAAACAGAAAATTGATTCACGCTCTAGGTGA